One region of Micromonospora ureilytica genomic DNA includes:
- a CDS encoding glycosyltransferase family 39 protein — protein sequence MGQLSERSAGAAWEHLRRVPVWLPPALLTVAVTLTGLGSAQLWRDELATWSAATRSPGDLARLAGTIDAATGPYYLLMHVWTAVVGDSTIALRVPAVLAMTVAAGLLAVLGARLVDRRGGLFAGLLFAVLPGTSRYGQEARPYALATMLAVLATVLLVTALRRPSWARWAGYAAAVAALGLIHLIALTVLAAHALVVLIAWWRGPAAAGVATRAHVDAERDRRVWRWLVAVVPVALLAGPLLVKARTQQSRQLNWVHLARLDDLTALPGGVAQSSVVGGLLVGVAALGAARLGRRALLPVSAVLLPVLLLFAAGTVVPLWVPRYLVFVVPFACLLAGAALAAVAAPAALVVVVLAGLLGLPDQAALRRTHEWPRSAPVDYAGAARVIADGQRPGDAVVYSPRHSWLFLDLGIEYHLDDPPRDVLVTEDEVRRGDLWAAECPQPAQCLAGTTRVWLVVSGRHAEPLAAVPDAKGDALRTDFTVTQVWQRPGLTVALLTSRPDR from the coding sequence GTGGGGCAATTGTCCGAGAGGTCGGCCGGGGCGGCGTGGGAGCACCTGCGCCGCGTGCCGGTCTGGCTCCCCCCGGCGCTGTTGACAGTGGCGGTGACGCTGACCGGGCTGGGCTCCGCCCAGCTCTGGCGCGACGAGTTGGCGACGTGGAGCGCGGCCACCCGGTCGCCCGGCGACCTGGCCCGGCTGGCCGGCACCATCGACGCCGCCACCGGGCCGTACTACCTGCTGATGCACGTCTGGACGGCCGTCGTCGGCGACTCCACGATCGCCCTGCGCGTACCTGCGGTGTTGGCGATGACAGTGGCCGCCGGGCTGCTCGCCGTGCTCGGCGCACGGCTCGTCGACCGGCGCGGCGGCCTCTTCGCCGGGCTGCTGTTCGCGGTGCTCCCCGGCACCTCCCGCTACGGGCAGGAGGCTCGCCCCTACGCGCTGGCCACCATGCTCGCCGTGCTCGCCACAGTGCTGCTGGTGACCGCGCTGCGTCGACCGAGCTGGGCCCGTTGGGCCGGTTACGCCGCCGCCGTGGCCGCTCTCGGGCTCATCCACCTAATCGCGCTCACAGTGCTCGCCGCCCACGCGCTTGTCGTCCTCATCGCCTGGTGGCGCGGCCCGGCCGCGGCCGGCGTCGCCACCCGCGCGCACGTCGACGCCGAGCGGGACCGGCGGGTGTGGCGGTGGCTGGTCGCCGTGGTGCCGGTCGCGCTGCTGGCCGGCCCGCTGCTGGTCAAGGCCCGGACCCAGCAGTCCCGACAGTTGAACTGGGTCCACCTGGCCCGGCTGGACGACCTGACCGCGCTGCCCGGCGGCGTCGCCCAGAGCAGCGTGGTCGGTGGCCTACTGGTCGGGGTCGCCGCGCTGGGAGCCGCCCGGCTCGGGCGGCGCGCCCTGCTGCCGGTGAGCGCGGTGCTGCTGCCCGTACTGCTGCTCTTCGCCGCCGGCACTGTCGTACCACTGTGGGTGCCCCGGTACCTGGTCTTCGTGGTGCCCTTCGCGTGCCTGCTGGCGGGCGCGGCGCTGGCCGCCGTGGCCGCGCCGGCCGCGCTCGTCGTGGTGGTCCTGGCCGGGCTGCTCGGCCTACCCGACCAGGCCGCGCTGCGACGGACCCACGAGTGGCCGCGCAGCGCGCCGGTGGACTACGCCGGCGCGGCACGGGTGATCGCCGACGGTCAACGACCGGGGGACGCTGTGGTCTACTCGCCCCGGCACAGCTGGCTCTTCCTCGACCTCGGCATCGAGTACCACCTCGACGACCCACCACGCGACGTGCTGGTCACCGAGGACGAGGTGCGCCGCGGCGACCTGTGGGCCGCCGAGTGCCCCCAGCCAGCACAGTGCCTGGCCGGTACGACGCGGGTATGGCTCGTCGTCTCCGGCCGGCACGCCGAGCCGCTGGCCGCCGTGCCGGACGCCAAGGGCGACGCGCTCCGCACTGACTTCACAGTCACGCAGGTGTGGCAGCGCCCAGGCCTGACCGTCGCCCTGCTGACCAGCCGCCCCGACCGCTGA
- a CDS encoding nitrite/sulfite reductase — MAVSSIPARSEDPTARPTRAPRRPRGEGQWALGHREPLNPNERIKKDDDPLNVRARIENIYAHRGFASIDPQDLRGRFRWWGLYTQRKAGIDGGRTAVLEPHELEDEFFMLRVRIDGGQLSLAQLRVIADISREFARDTADITDRQNIQYHWIRVEDMPEIWRRLESVGLQTTEACGDCPRIVLGSPVAGVARDELLDPTPAIDEIVARYVGDKQFSNLPRKFKTSISWLVDTPYESNDIALLGVDHPEHGPGFDVWVGGGLSTNPMLAKRLGVWVPLAEVPDVWAGVVGIFRDYGYRRLRNRARLKFLVADWGVERFREVLEKDYLGRTLLDGPAPVLPSKPVDHVGVHEQADGRHYVGAAPVVGRVSGAQLSQLADVVEAHGSDRVRLTPYQKLLVLDVPSERTESLVDALRGIGLEARPSAWRRGTMACTGIEYCKLAIVETKARGEELVARLEQRLRDFDADISIHINGCPNACARTQVADIGLKGQLVVGPDGRQVEGFQVHLGGGLGMAQGQTAGFGRKLRGLKTTAEELPEYVERLARRYLAGRSEGETFANWVIRVDEEELR; from the coding sequence ATGGCGGTCAGCAGCATCCCGGCCCGTTCCGAGGACCCGACGGCTCGCCCGACCCGAGCGCCGCGCCGGCCACGGGGTGAGGGTCAGTGGGCGCTCGGGCACCGCGAGCCGCTCAACCCCAACGAGCGGATCAAGAAGGACGACGACCCACTCAACGTCCGGGCCCGCATCGAGAACATCTACGCGCACCGCGGCTTCGCCTCCATCGACCCGCAGGACCTGCGGGGTCGGTTCCGCTGGTGGGGCCTCTACACGCAGCGCAAGGCGGGCATCGACGGCGGGCGCACCGCCGTGCTGGAGCCGCACGAGCTGGAGGACGAGTTCTTCATGCTCCGGGTCCGCATCGACGGCGGTCAGCTCAGCCTGGCCCAGCTGCGGGTGATCGCGGACATCTCCCGGGAGTTCGCGCGGGACACCGCCGACATCACCGACCGGCAGAACATCCAGTACCACTGGATCCGGGTCGAGGACATGCCGGAGATCTGGCGTCGGCTGGAGTCGGTCGGCCTGCAGACCACCGAGGCGTGCGGCGACTGCCCGCGGATCGTGCTGGGCAGCCCGGTCGCCGGGGTGGCCCGCGACGAACTGCTCGACCCGACCCCGGCGATCGACGAGATCGTCGCCCGGTACGTCGGCGACAAGCAGTTCTCCAATCTGCCCCGCAAGTTCAAGACGTCGATCTCCTGGCTGGTGGACACCCCGTACGAGTCGAACGACATCGCCCTCCTCGGCGTCGACCACCCCGAGCACGGGCCCGGCTTCGACGTCTGGGTCGGCGGCGGCCTCTCCACCAACCCGATGCTCGCCAAGCGGCTCGGCGTCTGGGTGCCGCTGGCCGAGGTGCCGGACGTGTGGGCCGGGGTGGTGGGGATCTTCCGCGACTACGGCTACCGCCGACTGCGCAACCGGGCCCGGTTGAAGTTCCTGGTGGCCGACTGGGGCGTGGAGCGCTTCCGCGAGGTCCTGGAAAAGGACTACCTCGGCCGTACGCTGCTCGACGGCCCGGCGCCGGTCCTGCCGTCGAAGCCGGTCGACCACGTGGGCGTGCACGAGCAGGCCGACGGGCGGCACTACGTGGGCGCCGCCCCGGTGGTCGGGCGGGTCTCCGGCGCGCAGCTCAGCCAACTGGCCGACGTGGTCGAGGCGCACGGCAGCGACCGGGTGCGGCTCACCCCGTACCAGAAGCTGCTGGTGCTCGACGTGCCGTCGGAGCGGACGGAGTCGCTTGTCGACGCGCTGCGCGGGATCGGTCTGGAGGCCCGGCCGTCCGCCTGGCGGCGCGGCACGATGGCGTGCACCGGCATCGAGTACTGCAAGTTGGCAATCGTCGAGACGAAGGCCCGCGGCGAGGAGTTGGTGGCCCGGCTGGAGCAGCGGCTGCGCGACTTCGACGCGGACATCTCGATTCACATCAACGGCTGCCCGAACGCCTGCGCACGCACCCAGGTGGCCGACATCGGGCTCAAGGGTCAACTGGTGGTCGGGCCGGACGGCCGGCAGGTCGAGGGTTTCCAGGTGCACCTGGGCGGCGGGCTGGGCATGGCCCAGGGGCAGACCGCCGGTTTCGGCCGCAAGCTGCGCGGCCTGAAGACCACCGCCGAGGAGCTTCCGGAGTACGTGGAACGACTGGCCCGTCGCTACCTGGCCGGTCGGAGCGAGGGCGAGACGTTCGCCAACTGGGTGATCAGAGTCGACGAGGAGGAACTGCGGTGA
- a CDS encoding IS1 family transposase, whose translation MSSENRAAPLYCPYCGEEDLRPHEAGHGAWECHACTRVFSVKFTGLLSRTVTS comes from the coding sequence GTGAGCAGCGAGAACCGAGCGGCACCTCTGTACTGCCCGTACTGCGGCGAGGAGGACCTGCGGCCGCACGAGGCGGGGCACGGCGCCTGGGAGTGCCACGCCTGCACCCGGGTCTTCTCGGTGAAGTTCACCGGGCTGCTCAGTCGGACGGTGACCTCATGA
- a CDS encoding phosphoadenylyl-sulfate reductase, with the protein MSLVSAASLRLVGPGGSTPADPARRDPDELRALAEQAARDLEGAPALEIARWAAQTFGERFCVTSSMADAVLAHLVSRVAPGVDVVFLDTGLHFPETLRVRDEVARTLPVNVRSIRPRLTVGQQDGQYGPRLFNKSPDDCCQLRKVEPLERALTGYDAWAAGLRRDESPSRANTPVVTFDARRGKVKVNPIAAWSQKDVDSYIARFNVPVNELFKQGYGSIGCWPCTRRTKAGEDARAGRWAMFEKTECGLHV; encoded by the coding sequence ATGAGTCTCGTCTCGGCCGCGAGCCTGCGCCTGGTCGGCCCGGGCGGCTCGACGCCGGCAGACCCGGCCCGACGTGACCCGGACGAGCTGCGGGCCCTGGCCGAGCAGGCCGCTCGGGACCTGGAGGGCGCCCCGGCGCTGGAGATCGCCCGCTGGGCGGCGCAGACGTTCGGTGAGCGGTTCTGCGTCACGAGCTCGATGGCCGACGCCGTGCTGGCGCACCTGGTGTCCCGGGTGGCCCCCGGGGTGGACGTGGTCTTCCTCGACACCGGCCTGCACTTCCCCGAGACGCTGCGGGTACGCGACGAGGTCGCCCGGACGCTGCCGGTGAACGTCAGGTCGATTCGGCCCCGACTCACCGTCGGCCAGCAGGACGGCCAGTACGGCCCCCGGCTGTTCAACAAGTCACCGGACGACTGCTGCCAGCTGCGCAAGGTGGAGCCGCTGGAGCGGGCGCTGACCGGGTACGACGCCTGGGCCGCCGGTCTGCGTCGGGACGAGTCGCCGAGCCGGGCCAACACGCCGGTGGTGACCTTCGACGCGCGGCGCGGCAAGGTCAAGGTCAACCCGATCGCGGCCTGGTCGCAGAAGGATGTGGACTCCTACATCGCCCGCTTCAACGTGCCGGTCAACGAACTGTTCAAGCAGGGTTACGGGTCGATCGGCTGCTGGCCGTGCACCCGCCGTACGAAGGCCGGCGAGGACGCGCGGGCCGGCCGGTGGGCCATGTTCGAGAAGACCGAGTGCGGGCTGCACGTCTGA
- a CDS encoding sirohydrochlorin chelatase encodes MRAARLTSSATTLTGPGAAGGAEPVVLVAHGSRDPRAADATRALARAVSAARPGTQVWASWLDHTEPGPTEVLRDLAVAGHRRAVLVPLLLTAAYHNRVDIPAAVAAATRAGPPLAVRVTDVLGPADDTPDPGLLAGLCRRLGETRPGRFDALVLAAAGTRDARARRSVGRVADALGAEFGVPCRVAYASAAPPAAGVAVSRLRASGARRVAVSAYFLAPGLFHDAVAEAAGAAGAVAVAAPLTDAPELVELVLRRVDDRPVLASAG; translated from the coding sequence GTGCGGGCTGCACGTCTGACCTCGTCGGCGACGACCCTGACCGGCCCCGGTGCGGCCGGCGGGGCGGAGCCGGTGGTGTTGGTGGCGCACGGCAGCCGTGATCCGCGGGCGGCCGATGCCACCCGGGCGCTGGCTCGGGCGGTGTCGGCGGCCCGGCCGGGCACACAGGTGTGGGCGAGCTGGCTGGACCACACCGAGCCGGGGCCGACCGAGGTGCTGCGGGACCTGGCCGTGGCCGGTCACCGCCGGGCGGTGCTGGTGCCGCTACTGCTGACCGCCGCGTACCACAATCGGGTGGACATTCCGGCGGCGGTCGCCGCGGCGACGCGGGCCGGGCCACCGCTGGCGGTACGGGTCACCGATGTGCTCGGCCCGGCGGACGACACTCCCGATCCGGGGCTGTTGGCCGGGCTGTGCCGTCGGCTGGGTGAGACGCGTCCGGGCCGATTCGACGCGTTGGTGTTGGCCGCGGCGGGCACCCGGGACGCGCGGGCGCGCCGTTCGGTGGGCCGGGTCGCCGACGCGCTGGGTGCGGAGTTCGGGGTGCCCTGCCGGGTGGCGTACGCGTCGGCGGCTCCACCGGCGGCCGGCGTGGCGGTGTCCCGGCTGCGGGCGTCCGGCGCGCGCCGGGTCGCGGTGTCCGCGTACTTCCTGGCGCCGGGGCTGTTCCACGACGCGGTGGCCGAGGCGGCTGGGGCGGCGGGTGCGGTGGCGGTCGCCGCGCCGCTTACCGACGCACCGGAGTTGGTCGAGTTGGTGCTGCGCCGGGTCGACGACCGGCCGGTGCTGGCGTCGGCGGGGTGA
- a CDS encoding WhiB family transcriptional regulator — MDWRHHSVCRDEDPELFFPIGTSGPALLQVEQAKAVCRRCSVTDQCLQWALESGQDAGVWGGMSEEERRAVKRRGGLRVLRAHSA, encoded by the coding sequence ATGGACTGGCGTCACCATAGTGTCTGCCGTGACGAGGACCCGGAGCTGTTCTTCCCGATCGGGACGTCCGGTCCGGCTCTCCTGCAGGTCGAGCAGGCCAAGGCCGTCTGCAGGCGCTGCTCCGTGACCGACCAGTGCCTGCAGTGGGCACTCGAGTCAGGTCAGGACGCCGGCGTCTGGGGCGGAATGAGCGAGGAGGAGCGGCGCGCTGTCAAGCGGCGCGGCGGTCTCCGGGTGCTGCGCGCTCACTCCGCCTGA
- a CDS encoding diacylglycerol/lipid kinase family protein, giving the protein MRAVLVVNPKATTTSERSRDVLVRALRSEVDLSVRYTRRRGHAVALAREAAAEGVDLVVTLGGDGTVNEVVNGLMTAEPPTRAGDAPMAERLPALATVPGGSTNVFARAVGLPREWPEATSMILEGLRLGRSRTVGLGLADDRYFTFCAGFGLDAAVIHRVEQARRKGRVSTPSLYLRSIMNQYFFASDRRHPAIVLERPGEPAEAELATVIIQNTAPWTYLGDREVNPNPAASFDLGLDVLALRQLRVASTTRTVTQFLSRQPDPRGRQVLRLHDTAEFTLVSSRPQAFQLDGDYLGEREKVRFTSVPAALRVIC; this is encoded by the coding sequence ATGCGGGCCGTCCTGGTGGTCAATCCGAAGGCCACCACCACCAGCGAACGCAGCCGGGACGTGCTCGTCCGGGCGCTGCGCAGCGAAGTCGATCTCAGCGTGCGCTACACCCGTCGGCGCGGGCACGCCGTGGCGCTGGCCCGGGAGGCAGCCGCGGAGGGGGTCGACCTGGTCGTCACCCTGGGTGGCGACGGCACGGTGAACGAGGTGGTGAACGGCCTGATGACTGCCGAACCGCCGACTCGCGCCGGCGATGCCCCGATGGCCGAGCGACTGCCCGCGCTGGCGACCGTCCCCGGTGGCTCGACAAACGTGTTCGCCCGCGCGGTGGGTCTGCCCCGGGAGTGGCCGGAGGCGACCAGCATGATCCTGGAAGGGCTGCGGCTGGGCCGGAGCCGGACGGTGGGGCTGGGCCTCGCCGACGACCGCTACTTCACCTTCTGTGCCGGGTTCGGCCTGGACGCCGCGGTGATCCACCGGGTGGAGCAGGCCCGGCGGAAGGGGCGGGTCTCCACGCCGTCGCTCTATCTGCGTTCGATCATGAATCAGTACTTCTTCGCCTCGGACCGGCGGCACCCGGCGATCGTCCTGGAGCGGCCGGGCGAGCCGGCGGAGGCCGAGCTGGCCACCGTCATCATCCAGAACACGGCACCGTGGACGTACCTGGGCGACCGGGAGGTCAACCCGAACCCGGCGGCGTCGTTCGATCTCGGGCTGGATGTGCTGGCGTTGCGTCAGCTCCGGGTTGCTAGCACAACACGGACAGTGACGCAGTTCCTGTCCCGGCAACCGGATCCACGCGGCCGGCAGGTGTTACGACTCCATGACACGGCGGAGTTCACGCTGGTCTCCAGCCGTCCGCAGGCGTTCCAGCTGGACGGGGACTATCTCGGCGAGCGGGAAAAAGTCAGATTCACCTCCGTTCCCGCCGCACTGAGAGTAATCTGCTAG
- a CDS encoding ATP-binding protein, producing the protein MTQLTGQPATDDDVVHLTVPADGGYLGVLRTATAGLAARLQFALDEIEDLRIAVDEACAMLLAIATRDAELECRFAVTEDALTVEVTVPTVRGATLPAESSFAWKVLTALTTSAAATSADGRATIALLTRRSGGY; encoded by the coding sequence GTGACTCAACTGACTGGCCAGCCAGCGACCGACGATGACGTGGTGCACCTCACGGTGCCCGCCGACGGCGGTTACCTCGGCGTGCTTCGCACCGCCACCGCCGGCCTCGCGGCCCGGTTGCAGTTCGCGCTCGACGAGATCGAGGATCTGCGGATCGCTGTCGACGAGGCGTGCGCCATGCTGCTCGCCATCGCCACCCGCGACGCCGAGTTGGAGTGCCGCTTCGCGGTCACCGAGGACGCGCTGACCGTCGAGGTGACAGTGCCGACCGTGCGCGGTGCCACCCTGCCCGCCGAGTCGTCCTTCGCCTGGAAGGTGCTCACCGCGCTGACCACCTCGGCGGCGGCCACGTCCGCCGACGGTCGGGCCACGATCGCGCTGCTCACCCGCCGCTCGGGCGGCTACTGA
- a CDS encoding GNAT family N-acetyltransferase, with amino-acid sequence MTSPVIPTIRPARPEDVSAVVAMVHELAEYERAPEQCHLTTGQLTSALFATAPALFGHVAVDEHDEPVGFALWFLNFSTWAGVHGIYLEDLFVRPAARGTGAGRLLLATLTDICVRRGYQRLDWSMIDWNPAAGFYAAIGAEQMSEWVAYRLSGDALRALADHATTADTRTAD; translated from the coding sequence GTGACCTCACCGGTCATCCCGACGATCCGGCCGGCACGTCCCGAGGACGTGTCGGCCGTCGTCGCCATGGTGCACGAGCTGGCCGAGTACGAACGTGCCCCGGAGCAGTGCCACCTCACCACCGGGCAGCTGACCTCGGCGCTCTTCGCGACTGCGCCGGCGCTCTTCGGTCACGTCGCGGTGGACGAGCACGACGAGCCGGTCGGCTTCGCCCTGTGGTTCCTCAACTTCTCCACCTGGGCCGGCGTGCACGGCATCTACCTGGAGGACCTCTTCGTCCGGCCGGCCGCCCGGGGCACCGGGGCCGGTCGACTGCTGCTCGCCACTCTGACCGACATCTGCGTACGGCGCGGCTACCAGCGGCTGGACTGGTCGATGATCGACTGGAATCCGGCAGCCGGCTTCTACGCCGCGATCGGCGCCGAGCAGATGAGCGAGTGGGTTGCCTACCGGCTCAGCGGCGACGCGCTCCGTGCGCTGGCCGACCACGCCACCACCGCCGACACGCGTACGGCCGACTGA
- the sodN gene encoding superoxide dismutase, Ni yields MRLPRILAPRVTASAHCDLPCGVYDPAQARIEAESVKMICEKYQSNTDAEFRTRAVIIKEQRAELVKHHLWVLWTDYFKPPHFEKYPNLHSLFNEATKLAGASGVKGSLDPATADKLLAKIDEISKIFWETKKA; encoded by the coding sequence ATGCGACTTCCGCGCATCCTTGCGCCCCGCGTCACCGCGAGCGCTCACTGCGACCTACCGTGCGGCGTCTACGACCCGGCTCAGGCCCGGATCGAGGCCGAATCGGTCAAAATGATCTGCGAGAAGTACCAGTCGAACACCGACGCGGAGTTCCGCACCCGCGCCGTCATCATCAAGGAGCAGCGCGCCGAGCTGGTCAAGCACCACCTCTGGGTGCTGTGGACCGACTACTTCAAGCCGCCGCACTTCGAGAAGTACCCGAACCTGCACAGCCTGTTCAACGAGGCCACCAAGCTCGCCGGCGCCAGTGGCGTCAAGGGCAGCCTCGACCCGGCCACCGCCGACAAGCTGCTCGCGAAGATCGACGAGATCTCGAAGATCTTCTGGGAGACCAAGAAGGCGTGA